Proteins encoded in a region of the Mercenaria mercenaria strain notata chromosome 1, MADL_Memer_1, whole genome shotgun sequence genome:
- the LOC123531908 gene encoding retinol dehydrogenase 12-like, whose protein sequence is MSWKGHVQNAALCVGIAGVTLLAVRRAVLYIRTRCPSRVLMLGKTVIVTGANCGIGYETALDLAGRKARVILACRDLSKAQSAATKISKITGNTEVLAKKLDLASLKSVREFCSDVNANEQKLDVLINNAGVMNCPYSVTEDGFENHLAVNHFGNFLLTNLLKDLLYKAEDSRVVFVSSALHKYGKVKLENLNSEENYKQGKPYGDSKLMNLLFAREFHKRFANDGKICVYSMHPGMVRTRLGRHTILFNRYFQIFGFPVYALLYSLYFLLIKSAREGCQTVVYCAVAPELQGQSDGYYGNFKKEPWSKPASDLDLAKKVWEISEKLTML, encoded by the exons ATGTCGTGGAAAGGTCATGTGCAGAATGCAGCTTTATGTGTTGGGATTGCAG gtgtGACATTGTTGGCTGTAAGACGTGCTGTTCTCTACATCCGCACCAGATGTCCCAGTAGAGTGCTTATGCTAGGAAAAACTGTCATTGTAACTGGAGCTAACTGTGGTATTGGGTATGAGACCGCCCTAGATCTTGCAGGCAGGAAAGCTCGCGTAATCTTAGCGTGTAGAGATCTCAGCAAGGCTCAGAGTGCGGCGACCAAGATCAGCAAAATCACAGGGAACACTGAAGTCTTAGCAAAAAAATTAGATCTGGCATCACTAAAATCTGTTCGAGAGTTTTGTAGTGATGTAAATGCAAATGAGCAGAAATTAGACGTACTTATAAATAATGCTGGCGTAATGAACTGTCCATATTCTGTAACTGAAGATGGTTTTGAGAATCATTTAGCTGTGAATCATTTTGGAAACTTTTTGTTGACAAACCTGCTGAAAGATCTACTATACAAAGCAGAAGACAGCAGGGTGGTTTTTGTGTCATCTGCTCTTCACAAGTATGGTAAAGTGAAATTGGAAAATTTGAACAGTGAGGAAAACTACAAACAAGGAAAACCTTATGGCGACAGTAAATTAATGAATCTTCTGTTTGCAAGGGAGTTTCATAAAAGATTTGCAAATGATGGTAAAATATGTGTTTACTCCATGCATCCTGGGATGGTCAGAACAAGACTTGGAAGACATACTATACTGTTCAACAGATACTTCCAGATTTTTGGTTTTCCAGTATATGCATTACTGTACTCACTTTATTTTCTCCTAATTAAGTCGGCACGAGAAGGGTGTCAGACAGTTGTATATTGTGCTGTTGCTCCAGAACTTCAAGGTCAATCTGATGGTTACTATGGCAACTTCAAGAAGGAGCCCTGGAGTAAGCCggctagtgaccttgaccttgcaaaGAAAGTATGGGAAATAAGTGAGAAATTAACAATGTTATAG